One Oryza sativa Japonica Group chromosome 8, ASM3414082v1 DNA window includes the following coding sequences:
- the LOC107277844 gene encoding F-box/FBD/LRR-repeat protein At1g13570, with translation MPSGEAKRRRSPAVEPDYLAALPPEIVDNIISRLGVRDVVRTSVLSHAWRRRWRSVRGLDLDFRSSDPAAAISSVLKRSAAPVRTVTLRVPRRWFHRAVRWLRLLPRKRVQSLHLYFEMISIIEGKHNLDPSIFSCLELSSLSLAGCTFPPPQPPSFVGFLKLTKLSLSEVELPPHGERQLEAMIAASPLLLELSLDNVHSFHHSEVWFVRGPNIRSLRIWAVDQDFGCRIGELPRLEDAVIFLDSEVTTQVLCKTLEGIAHVESLDFNALMHQFSDNPPERFSFTFQNLRSLDLHACLDQISSTSLVFSILRCAPNLEKLEIEVGCYDDLVDDGTVEGFANAQTSDDIFPRLRCLVT, from the exons ATGCCGTCCGGAGAGGCCAAGCGCCGCCGTTCACCGGCGGTAGAGCCGGACTACCTAGCCGCGCTCCCACCGGAGATCGTCGACAACATcatctcccgcctcggcgtACGCGACGTCGTCCGCACCTCCGTCCTCTCCCACGCCTGGCGCCGCCGATGGCGCTCAGTTCGCGGCCTCGACCTCGATTTCAGATCctccgaccccgccgccgccatctcctccgtcCTGAagcgctccgccgcgcccgtccgTACGGTCACCCTCCGAGTCCCCCGGCGCTGGTTCCACCGCGCCGTCCGCtggctccgcctcctcccccgcaAGCGCGTCCAGTCCCTCCACCTCTACTTCGAGATGATCTCCATCATCGAAGGCAAGCACAACCTCGATCCCAGCATCTTCTCTTGCCTAGAGCTCTCCTCGTTGAGCCTTGCGGGTTGCACCTTcccaccgccgcagccgccgtcgtTTGTGGGGTTCCTGAAGCTGACCAAGCTCTCCCTCTCCGAGGTCGAACTCCCGCCACACGGGGAAAGGCAGCTGGAGGCGAtgatcgccgcctcgccgcttcTCCTCGAATTGTCTCTCGACAACGTGCACAGCTTCCACCACTCGGAGGTGTGGTTCGTCCGGGGACCAAACATCCGGTCCCTTAGGATTTGGGCAGTTGATCAGGATTTTGGCTGCAGGATAGGGGAGCTCCCGCGTCTGGAGGATGCTGTCATCTTCTTGGATTCAGAAGTCACCACTCAAGTCTTGTGCAAAACTTTGGAAGGGATTGCTCATGTGGAGAGCCTCGACTTCAATGCACTTATGCATCAG TTCAGTGATAATCCACCAGAGAGGTTTTCATTCACATTTCAGAACTTGAGGTCATTAGACCTGCATGCTTGTCTAGACCAAATTTCAAGTACTTCATTGGTTTTTTCTATACTAAGATGTGCCCCAAACCTGGAAAAACTTGAAATCGAG GTTGGTTGTTATGATGATTTAGTGGATGATGGAACTGTCGAAGGATTCGCAAATGCGCAAACAAGCGACGACATTTTCCCTAGACTTCGATGTCTGGTTACATAG
- the LOC4345772 gene encoding F-box/FBD/LRR-repeat protein At1g13570 — translation MPREEYRAKRRRLPAAEPDFLAGLPPEIVDDIISRLDIRDVVRTSALSRAWRRRWESVRGLDLSFRSSAPAAAISSVLKRAAAPVRGLGLRVPGRRFRRAVHWLRLLPRKRVQSLDLHFEFVFGEKPSLDPSILSCLELTTLVLEGCIFPPSPPPPSFVGFPELTKLSLSEIDLPRHGGRRLEAMIAASPLLVELSLSNVRSLHHWERWFIRGPNLRSVWIWTDYDYGCRIGELPRLEHAIVFASAIKTEVLCKILEGISHAETLGFDAITDQFNGNPPERFSFTFQNLRSLDLHACLDQISSTSWVFCILRSAPNLETLEIEVDCDDDEVDAGSVEGFANAQASDDIFPRLRDVWLHSIDCSSNEMCFIKFVLSKARSLELFSVRVTSSRLSYQEACIEMAKYKRASPLAKLRLIRG, via the exons ATGCCGCGCGAAGAATATAGGGCCAAGCGCCGCCGTttgccggcggcggagccggaCTTCCTGGCCGGCCTCCCGCCGGAGATCGTCGACGACATCATCTCCCGCCTCGACATACGCGACGTCGTCCGCACCTCCGCCCTCTCCCGCGCCTGGCGCCGCCGCTGGGAGTCCGTCCGCGGCCTCGACCTCAGCTTCAgatcctccgcccccgccgccgccatctcctccgtcctgaagcgcgccgccgcgccggtccGCGGGCTCGGCCTCCGAGTCCCCGGTCGCCGGTTCCGCCGCGCCGTCCACtggctccgcctcctcccccgcaAGCGCGTCCAGTCCCTCGACCTCCACTTCGAGTTCGTGTTCGGCGAGAAGCCCAGCCTCGACCCCAGCATCCTCTCCTGCCTGGAGCTCACCACGCTGGTCCTCGAGGGCTGCatcttcccgccgtcgccgccgccgccgtcgtttgtGGGGTTCCCGGAGTTGACCAAGCTGTCCCTCTCCGAGATCGACCTCCCGCGCCACGGggggaggcggctggaggcgatgatcgccgcgtcgccgcttCTCGTCGAGCTGTCTCTCTCGAACGTGCGCAGCCTCCATCACTGGGAGAGGTGGTTCATCCGGGGACCAAACCTCCGGTCCGTTTGGATCTGGACGGATTACGATTATGGCTGCAGGATAGGGGAGCTCCCGCGGCTAGAGCACGCCATCGTCTTCGCGTCGGCCATCAAGACTGAAGTTTTGTGCAAAATTCTGGAAGGGATTAGTCATGCGGAGACTCTTGGATTCGATGCAATTACAGACCAG TTCAATGGTAACCCACCGGAGAGGTTTTCATTCACTTTTCAGAACTTGAGGTCGTTGGACCTGCATGCTTGTCTAGATCAAATCTCAAGTACTTCTTGGGTCTTTTGCATACTTAGAAGTGCCCCGAACCTGGAAACACTTGAAATCGAG GTTGATTGTGATGATGATGAAGTGGATGCTGGATCTGTCGAAGGATTCGCAAACGCACAAGCAAGTGATGACATTTTCCCTAGACTTCGAGATGTCTGGTTACATAGTATTGACTGCTCCTCAAATGAGATGTGCTTCATCAAGTTTGTCCTATCCAAAGCAAGATCGCTAGAACTGTTCTCTGTTCGTGTCACCTCCAGTAGGTTATCTTATCAGGAGGCATGCATAGAGATGGCAAAATACAAAAGAGCATCGCCGTTAGCTAAGCTCAGACTCATCCGTGGATGA